A region from the Nitrospiraceae bacterium genome encodes:
- a CDS encoding DUF3386 family protein, translating to MQGDEATKSNTGGAVRLIDDPAARELVREAHSRMYKWPAGFGGYRADLILNDEGRITDGTVRLIPRKDTTVDLPGADPALQEWARERLWTQGMHLAYSPFAEGDGKYVLLFDPDEDPAVPHPRGRRVLLTGGRLESWYRIQHGRYTQIGRMTPMTESRVNTIERYDQAPDGKQYSSHYVMTYFSLDGRSVVGMESYVNEFVEVAGVWLPAVRRVSFGEKGGVSTRVMTLTNHEVME from the coding sequence ATGCAGGGAGATGAGGCCACGAAGAGCAATACGGGTGGAGCCGTGAGGTTGATTGACGATCCGGCTGCGCGGGAATTGGTCAGGGAGGCGCACAGCCGGATGTATAAGTGGCCGGCCGGGTTCGGCGGGTATCGAGCGGATCTGATCCTTAACGATGAGGGACGGATCACGGACGGAACGGTCAGGCTGATTCCGCGGAAGGACACGACCGTTGATCTGCCCGGAGCCGATCCTGCTCTGCAGGAATGGGCGCGAGAGCGACTCTGGACTCAAGGGATGCATTTGGCTTATTCGCCGTTTGCGGAAGGCGACGGCAAGTACGTGCTGTTATTCGATCCCGACGAAGACCCTGCAGTACCACATCCGCGGGGCCGGCGGGTGTTGTTGACCGGTGGCCGCCTTGAATCCTGGTATCGCATTCAGCATGGCCGATACACGCAGATCGGTCGTATGACCCCCATGACCGAATCTCGTGTGAATACCATTGAACGCTACGATCAGGCTCCGGACGGGAAGCAATACTCCAGCCATTACGTGATGACGTACTTTTCGTTAGATGGTCGATCAGTTGTCGGCATGGAAAGCTATGTCAACGAATTTGTGGAGGTAGCCGGTGTCTGGCTTCCCGCCGTCCGGCGTGTGTCATTTGGAGAGAAGGGTGGAGTCAGCACACGGGTGATGACATTAACGAACCATGAGGTGATGGAATGA
- the moaB gene encoding molybdenum cofactor biosynthesis protein B has translation MSQAGSATTESSGIKKAGLSVAVAVLTVSDSRTVETDTSGRAIIDRLTQAGHRIEDRKMCKDDDQAIREIIAAWVADSKVEFVIVTGGTGVTQRDVTPDAVRSLFTKSIPGFGELFRWLSHREIGTSTIQSRADAGVCGDTIVFLLPGSTGACRLGMEEIILPQLDLDHKPCNLTELLPRVKQEHPPHDD, from the coding sequence ATGAGTCAGGCAGGCAGTGCAACGACGGAATCATCAGGCATCAAGAAAGCCGGCCTCAGCGTGGCGGTGGCGGTCTTGACGGTCTCGGATTCCAGAACGGTCGAAACGGATACGAGTGGGAGGGCCATCATTGATCGTCTCACGCAAGCCGGACATCGCATCGAAGACCGTAAAATGTGTAAAGACGACGATCAGGCTATTCGCGAAATAATTGCGGCATGGGTGGCCGACTCGAAGGTCGAATTCGTGATTGTGACGGGCGGGACAGGCGTGACGCAGCGCGATGTGACTCCCGATGCTGTTCGTTCCTTGTTCACCAAATCGATCCCCGGGTTCGGCGAACTCTTTCGCTGGCTCAGTCATCGTGAAATCGGAACATCGACGATTCAATCGCGGGCCGATGCGGGTGTCTGTGGGGACACGATTGTCTTCCTGCTTCCGGGAAGCACGGGCGCCTGCCGATTAGGTATGGAGGAGATCATTCTTCCGCAGCTGGATCTCGATCATAAACCCTGCAACCTCACCGAACTCCTTCCACGGGTCAAGCAGGAGCATCCACCGCATGATGACTAG
- a CDS encoding ZIP family metal transporter — translation MGLLGSIGALLPACLVLFIPDGWRHQWLPYLLSFATGTMLATAIIGLIPEALELASVHAVGVAVLAGLVLFFVPEWSLVWRHAHGEDFVHHHQHRPGQSLGKKTGMLVLVGDTVHNCADGIVIGAACVVSPALGFVATLAVLAHEVPQELSDFTILLSSGFTRWDAFMWNTLSGLSTLVGVVVAYGGLSYAEPILPYALSVAAASFLYIGLADLVPGLHGRIGAASGGWQFFLMIGGMITIGALTILPH, via the coding sequence ATGGGATTGCTTGGCAGTATCGGCGCGTTGCTTCCGGCCTGTCTGGTGCTGTTTATTCCGGATGGCTGGCGCCATCAATGGCTGCCCTACCTTCTGAGTTTCGCCACGGGAACCATGCTGGCAACCGCTATAATCGGGCTCATTCCCGAGGCGCTGGAGCTTGCGTCTGTTCACGCCGTGGGAGTGGCCGTGCTCGCAGGGTTGGTCCTGTTTTTTGTGCCGGAGTGGTCTCTCGTCTGGCGGCATGCGCATGGCGAGGATTTTGTTCATCACCATCAACATAGGCCCGGTCAGAGTTTGGGGAAAAAGACGGGGATGCTCGTCCTGGTCGGCGATACGGTACACAATTGTGCTGATGGGATCGTGATAGGCGCGGCTTGTGTCGTCTCCCCGGCGTTAGGTTTTGTGGCGACGCTGGCCGTGTTGGCGCATGAAGTCCCGCAGGAATTGAGCGACTTCACGATTCTCTTGTCAAGCGGATTCACGCGGTGGGATGCCTTCATGTGGAATACCCTCTCCGGGTTGAGCACGCTCGTGGGCGTCGTGGTGGCATACGGAGGATTGTCCTATGCAGAACCGATCCTTCCGTATGCCTTGAGCGTGGCTGCGGCCAGTTTTCTGTATATCGGCCTGGCAGACCTCGTGCCGGGCTTGCATGGACGAATTGGCGCGGCGAGCGGGGGATGGCAGTTTTTCTTGATGATTGGCGGGATGATCACGATCGGCGCCTTGACCATCTTGCCCCATTAA